A window from Sceloporus undulatus isolate JIND9_A2432 ecotype Alabama chromosome 8, SceUnd_v1.1, whole genome shotgun sequence encodes these proteins:
- the CCZ1 gene encoding LOW QUALITY PROTEIN: vacuolar fusion protein CCZ1 homolog (The sequence of the model RefSeq protein was modified relative to this genomic sequence to represent the inferred CDS: deleted 2 bases in 1 codon): MAAVAVAGGAGQEKLLAPALLSFFVYNPRMGPREGEEEKKILFYYPNEVEKNEKIRSVGLCEAIVQFTRTFSPTKPAKSLHTQKNRQFFNEPEENFWMVMVVRNPIIEKHKDGKSVVEYQEEELLDKVYSSVLQQCYNMYKLFNGTFQKAMEDGGVTCSKTVLEKFFHRYLQTLHLQSCDLLDVFCGISFFPLDKMTYLKIQSFINRMEESLSIVKYTAFLYNDQLIWSGLEQDDMRILYKYLTTSLFPRHIEPELAGRDSPIHAEIPGNLQHYGRFLTGPLNLNDPETKCRFPKIFVNTEGAYEELHLIVYKAMSAAVCFMIDASMQPTLEFCRKLDSIVGPQLTVLASDICEQYNINKRISGSEKEPQFKFIYFNHMNLAEKSTIHMRRTPSISLTSVHPDLMKILGDINSDFTRVDDDEEIIVKAMSDYWIVGKKSDQRELYVILNQKNANLIEVNEEVKKLCATQFNNIFFLD; encoded by the exons AtggcggcggtggcggtggcAGGGGGAGCCGGGCAGGAGAAGCTCTTGGCCCCGGCCCTCCTCAGCTTCTTCGTCTACAACCCGAGGATGGGGCCTAGAGAAGGGGAG GAAGAGAAAAAGATCCTGTTTTATTACCCAAACGAAGtagagaagaatgagaagatcAGGAGCGTCGGGTTGTGTGAAGCCATAGTACAGTTCACAAG GACTTTTAGCCCTACGAAACCTGCAAAATCCCTTCATACCCAGAAGAACAGACAGTTTTTCAATGAGCCTGAAGAAAATTTCTGGATGGTTATG GTTGTACGGAATCCCATCATAGAAAAACACAAAGATGGAAAATCCGTTGTGGAATATCAAGAGGAAGAATTATTG GACAAAGTTTATAGTTCAGTGTTACAGCAGTGTTATAATATGTACAAG CTTTTTAATGGCACCTTCCAAAAAGCCATGGAAGATGGAGGGGTAACGTGTTCT AAGACCGTTCTAGAAAAATTCTTCCATCGG TACTTGCAGACACTCCATTTACAGTCGTGTGACCTGCTGGATGTTTTTTGTGGAATCAGCTTCTTTCCATTGGATAAAATGACTTACTTGAAAATTCAGTCATTCATCAATCGAATGGAAGAAAGTTTAAGCATAGTCAAATATACCGCTTTTCTCTACAACGATCAACTCATCTG GAGTGGATTGGAACAAGATGATATGAGAATTTTATACAAATATCTCACCACGTCTCTCTTTCCCAGACACATAGAACCAGAG TTGGCAGGGAGAGATTCCCCAATCCATGCGGAAATACCTGGAAATCTACAGCATTATGGAAG GTTTCTCACTGGACCTCTGAACCTGAATGATCCAGAAACAAAATGCAGATTCCCCAAAATATTTGTAAACACAGAGGGTGCTTATGAAGAGCTTCACTTAATTGTTTATAAG GCTATGAGCGCAGCTGTTTGTTTTATGATTGATG CCTCTATGCAGCCTACGCTGGAATTTTGCCGCAAACTTGACAGCATTGTTGGGCCTCAGCTCACAGTATTAGCTTCAGACATATGTGAACAATACAACATCAACAAGAGGATATCAGG GTCTGAGAAGGAACCTCAGTTTAAATTCATCTACTTCAATCATATGAACTTGGCAGAGAAAAGTACAATCCATATGAGGAGAACGCCCAGCATCTCACTCACATCGGTTCACCCTGACTTGATGAAGATTCTTGGGGACATCAACAGCGACTTCACTAG GGTTGACGATGATGAGGAAATCATAGTGAAGGCTATGAGCGATTACTGGATTGTCGGGAAGAAGTCTGATCAGCGGGAACTGTATGTAATTCTGAACCAGAAGAATGCAAATCTGATTGAAGTGAATG AAGAAGTAAAGAAACTTTGTGCAACGCAGTTCAACAATATTTTCTTCTTGGATTGA